One Kribbella sp. NBC_00662 genomic region harbors:
- a CDS encoding ABATE domain-containing protein, with product MNTRFTWVGGRPSVDFTATVGKREQAPFERMPEPADLARWVREAGLTLDEVPVTRRAYRQAIQLREALYRLFTGATLPADLEVVNQWSSRPLAGPRLTPDRRVAVTLTDVPELLSRLARDAVDLLTGPLAERIRTCASDDCSLLFVDTSRPGQRRWCSMNTCGARAKMATYRATD from the coding sequence ATGAACACGCGCTTCACCTGGGTCGGCGGCCGCCCGTCGGTCGACTTCACCGCGACTGTCGGCAAGCGGGAGCAGGCGCCGTTCGAGCGGATGCCGGAGCCGGCGGATCTCGCCCGCTGGGTTCGCGAGGCAGGTCTCACCCTGGACGAGGTGCCGGTCACGCGCCGCGCCTACAGGCAGGCGATCCAGCTCCGGGAGGCGCTCTACCGGCTCTTCACCGGTGCGACGCTTCCCGCCGACCTCGAGGTGGTCAACCAGTGGAGCAGCCGCCCACTCGCCGGCCCACGCCTGACTCCGGATCGTCGAGTCGCCGTCACCCTGACAGACGTCCCGGAGCTGCTCAGCCGGTTGGCCCGGGACGCGGTCGACCTGCTCACTGGGCCGCTCGCCGAGCGGATCCGGACCTGCGCGTCCGACGACTGCTCCCTGCTGTTCGTCGACACGAGCCGCCCCGGCCAACGCCGGTGGTGCTCGATGAACACGTGCGGCGCCCGCGCCAAGATGGCGACGTACCGCGCGACCGATTGA
- a CDS encoding alpha/beta hydrolase, translating to MTRELIDSPEYGTETDALLKVLADLPVPDVDPYQALLLDREDLPDPALAGHPDPRVSLDDLTIDLPGRTLQARVYRYSMQPRPIVLWLHGGGFVGGHLRDIEYATSGIAANGNVTVVSLNYRLAPENPYPAALHDTYETLQWIREHTAELNGDGRIVIGGQSAGAALAAGTCLLARDEGTPLPDRQILCYPTLDLHPDEDWHEWYFTSDEIPATAVPLHAESVAGLPPTLVLAAGRDSLRPDALAYAGRLTQAGIPTRLVEYADTMHAFLNFPAALSAGRHAVELIGADLRATFSAPRA from the coding sequence ATGACCCGCGAGCTGATCGACAGCCCGGAGTACGGGACCGAAACCGACGCCCTGCTGAAGGTCCTCGCCGACCTTCCCGTTCCGGATGTCGACCCGTACCAAGCCCTGCTGCTGGATCGGGAAGATCTGCCGGATCCTGCACTGGCCGGCCACCCCGATCCCCGCGTTTCGTTGGACGACCTGACGATCGACCTACCGGGACGCACGCTGCAAGCGCGGGTATACCGATACTCGATGCAGCCGCGACCGATCGTGCTCTGGCTGCACGGCGGTGGTTTCGTCGGCGGTCACCTGCGCGACATCGAGTACGCGACCTCCGGGATCGCTGCCAACGGCAACGTCACCGTTGTCTCGCTCAACTATCGCCTGGCGCCCGAAAACCCTTATCCAGCAGCACTTCACGACACCTACGAGACACTGCAGTGGATCCGCGAACACACGGCCGAGCTCAACGGCGACGGCCGGATCGTCATCGGCGGCCAAAGTGCGGGAGCAGCCCTTGCCGCGGGCACCTGCCTACTGGCGCGGGACGAAGGCACCCCACTCCCCGACCGCCAGATCCTCTGCTACCCGACCCTGGACCTACATCCGGACGAAGACTGGCACGAGTGGTACTTCACCTCTGACGAGATCCCAGCGACCGCCGTACCACTCCACGCGGAGTCGGTCGCCGGTCTACCGCCAACGCTCGTGCTGGCCGCCGGCCGGGACTCACTGCGACCGGACGCCCTCGCCTACGCCGGTCGCCTCACACAAGCCGGTATTCCAACCAGGCTCGTCGAGTACGCCGACACGATGCACGCGTTCCTCAACTTCCCCGCCGCGCTGTCGGCCGGACGGCATGCGGTCGAGCTGATCGGCGCGGACCTCCGCGCGACGTTCAGCGCACCCCGCGCATGA